Genomic segment of Populus nigra chromosome 14, ddPopNigr1.1, whole genome shotgun sequence:
ttttttaaaaattatttttgacatcagcacatcaaaacgatccaaaaagtataAACAgcacttaattttaacaaaaataaaaatttaaattttaataaaacacagtTACAAACACAATACGAAATGATGTCTTCTAACATGGACTTCTTTTTCTGCAGGTGATTTGGGACAGACATTTGTTTCTGATAGCACATTGGAACATTACAGGTCCAATCCGAAAGGGATCTTTCTTTCTTATGCAGAATATTATCCATTCCATGACAATTTGAGGTGGAATTCATGGGGTCGCTATGTTGGAAAGAGCACTGCATATCAGCCATGGATTTGGACTGCTGGCAATCAAGAACTTGTTTTTTCTCTAGAGATCGTAAGACCATCTTAAATTCAGTGCCTTGCCATTCAATAACTCGATATGAAATACTTAGTTCGCGAAACTAATTCATTAGACCAGCTCAAAACTAATCCTGGTTTCGAGTTTTAATTGTGACAACGATGGcctaaattcatatttttttgcaGGGTGAAGATACAGGGCATCGCAAAGCACATCTCCGCTTTGGTATTCCATCAAGAGCGCATCTGCCTTCATTATTGTCCTTTCTTCTTACTTAGCATATGGCATAAGACCCCTCTGAATGTCATTGTATTCTTGATCTGATAATTTTTTAGCCTTCCATCTCTGCAGAAACAGAATGAGGTTGTGTGTTGTAAATACACACCACAGTACAATTGACTTGAACAAGAATTCCCTAAGATTAATCGAGCTGAGACTCCATCGCTGATTGTTCTTCTTCACTCTCCAGGGCACTACAGCAATAACTATCACTACATGGAAGGAGAAAGCATGAGGGTGGTGGTTTGAGCCCGTTAGAGTGAATCGAGGATATCTTGAATAGTTGCCTTTCCTGTGTATAGAAATTAATGTCAATAGTTTCCTTCGTTGTTTTGTCAATTAATTCCTCTGTTTCTTTCGAGgggaaataatatattattagacaAGACTTTACCCTAATTTACTTGTTAAAATGGTTTGTCGAAAACAAGGTCACAAGGTCGATCTTGTGAGATGGTGGAAACATTGAAGGCATAGCTAACAGGTGCACAATAAACCTCTGTAGTTCCATATCAGATGACCAACTCCTACAAAAGTAACTAGCAGCCTAATGCTCCGATCGATCTTCTACTTAGTTACACTGAACCACGTCCTAATTACTCTGCCTTTCAAGAAACAAGCTTCGGACATGCaactcttgagattaaaaatagGACTCATGCTTATTATACTTGGCACCGGAACCACGACAGCGAAGCTGTTGCAGCTGATTCACTGTGGCTTTACAATAGGCATTGGCTTCCAGCAGAAGAGCGCAGTTGTAAGAACTACAAGAAAGGACTTTGTTTGGGCTCTTATTACCTCTATGTTTGTTCAAATGTTAGATGTGTCCTTTACGAGGACAGAATAAAGGGAATCTGCACATTTCAGTGGGTCTCAACTTAGAAGCTTCACCTTTAGAATTTCCTCTTTTTCAGCGCAAGTTTctggttttgattttaggttatgTATCCAGCATAGCTAGATTGCTGCATTAAGGCACCACAGTGTCTTCTTGATGCCCAATGGCCAAGTAAGAACGAGACAATATATCAGCTACAATGGCAAGATCTCCTTgatcaaggaaaaaatatatactctATGAATTCAATCAAGTCATGTTACATCTGATTGGTTAAAGGCTTTATCTTTGATTCATTAACAGTAATATCTTTGATAGTGGAGCCATGCATGCACAGCAGAATGTTCCAGCACCAGTCAATTGTCCATCAATGAATTGCATCCGACTTTCTCAGTGATTGAATGTCCTTTGATGTCACTTGCTCGTTCCGTATTTGCCATATTGAATCACTCTCTTATGAGTCCATAACTTATCAGTTCATTTACAAAAGCTGCTGATAACCCTGTTCCGAAAGCTGCCTCAGGGATTTGTGCTTCACTGCTTTTTAACACATTATTCCCCGGAGTTAAGTAACGGTTGGACCAGAGAGGATTTGCCTGGAAATCTTGCCTGACTGTTGTCAGATGATAACATGACCGCATCCTTTGCTGTGGCAAGCTTGGTCTCTTCGCTTTTTCCCCAAACAACTAGGTAAAGCCCAGCTATAATTAGCATTGCTCCAATCATTCTGTAAGAATATTTGATTAACTGACTTCACAAATGATAGCTCTATAGCATATGATTGACGATTctgaaataaaaagatataaagagatgaaaaaaaattgattggttGTCTGGACAATGAAACTCACCCTCCCAAGTAGAATTCTTCACTTAAAGCAATAGATGCCATTACAGCTACGAGCATGGTCTGTAGAGGCAGATAGCCTGAAACAAACACCGGTCCACCTCTCTGTATGACCCATATTTGTATGGCAAATCCAATCCCTGAGACAACCAACCCCTGCAGCCCCAAGTCTAACTGTATTAGTCATACACAACTTCTTGCAGAGTAGagatattaaattaaccaaTGCCTTGTATCATTCCCTTCAAAAACCAGAGCAATCATGAAGTTTCACAGCAAGCACGCTAAAAAAGAATATCATGATATCAGTTCGCGTTACAAACCGCATAGAAAATGGTGAAGAGTTCACCAACGGAGTGAACATGCCATGCCTGGGAATCTCTCTCAAAATAGCCTGCAATTGCCAGAAATTGCAAGATACTGAAGAAGCAAGTAAACGAATAAACTGAAAACCGAGCTGGGTACTTCTTCAAGACAACTGCCTGTAACACAATCCAGCTCGCCCAACATAGGCAATGGCCAAAACAACAGATACAACCCGAGGCCCAGTTCTTTTCCTTGGCATCTCCTAATGCAAACATCAAATCTGATTGGTCTGAAGGTGGATTTTGGCTATATATTGTTGGTCCCTTATAAAGAGTTATGACAGAAGCCCCAATGAAGGAAGTTAGAGTACCAAGCACCTTGGCTATGCCATCTCTACGGTTCAGGTGAACTTGCTCTAATCTGCAAAACAAAGCATGTACAACAACATCAAACCAGTATATTCAAATCGCTGAAGTCATTTAGGAGGTACGATAAGCTATATATTCCTGCCTGAGTAAGGTGGCCAAGATAAAGGTCACAGCAGGCACAGCGTTCTCTGTAGCAGAAGCAAATGAAGGTGAGGTGTTGTCCAAACCAAAAAGGTAGAATCCTTGATTGAGTGTTATCCTGTCACAATAGAAACATCTTTCAGAGGAAGAACTGGAAGTTGAATTATGTAAAATTTTCcgtataaaaatttatgatatcCATAATATTTTACCCTAGAAATCCAAGGAGGAAGAACTGTATCAGATGAGAAAGGGTTAGTGTTGGCCTGTCTTTCCTacatcaacaagaaacaaaaattgtaAGCGAATTAGAAACCTGGGCGGATCTGAAATTATCCATGCATCTCAAAAATGCATACTAGTATATAGTCTAACCACATACCTCTCTATGTAATAAGCGAAGGGAACCAGCAGAACCAGAGCAATAATATTCCTATAAATGGGGAAAACAAGCTTGCTTACACCCATGTTAAGTGCAGCTCTCATGATCACATGGTTCCCTGCATAACCAAACTGAAAGATTGTCATGGCTATGTGCAGCCTGGCACCTTCAGACACTGCAAACATCCTCTTAGTGGATGCAGAAGTACCAGGCGCTGCCATTGAAGCAGAAAAATTAAGATCAGTGTTATAACTGCGGTACTTGTAGACTTGTTGCAGGTGCCTACTTGCCCCTTGAGATGGAGAACAAGTCGATCTGATTTGGTATTCATGTGTCCCACAAAAAGGCTAAGGTTTTAATATCAATGCTTTGTGAAgctatcaaattattttaaaaaaaaaatctcaattttccTCTCATAATATTTTTgggaaaaattgaagaaattttttaaaattattgggGGGTGGTGGAGGCATcaaagatgttattttttatttttttctaaaatactaACCCATGTGAGTCACTGCTGACTAGGCAGTATTAATGGATTAAATAGTATAGTCTTACGTGTTCATGTCCACATCCAAGCACTGCATGATTTTGTTTGGTTCATCCGAAAAAGACATGAATGATATAAATAAGTTGAGTTATAATCCATAcaactataattattaaattcagctGAATTTAGCTTTGACCAAACCAAGTTAGTAGTTAACTTGATAAAACTCGAGTAATCTAAAATATTAACCTACAACATggttgatttgattaaatttagATGAGATCTAGTAAGGTCaactttaatggtttttttattaatttttatctaaaacaaatttgtttcaagttttgttttaaattttttatttaaataacattgttttatttttttttaaaaaaatattttaaaataaaatcaggtTATATAAGGAATGGTGCGCAAAAGACTAGTTTCAGAGAGGAGAACGCGATAAGATCTTGGAGGAATGTGCTCAAAagataatgttttcaaattcacGACATTAAAATGGACGAGCTAAGTGTAGTAGAAGCACATGAAGTTTGTTCTTATCTTCGAGTAAACTAGTACTTGGCTTAAAGAGAGTTGGGTTAAGCTGACTTACGGATGGATGGTCATTTAGAAGGCACTCTGGATATTTCTCagctattaatttattaaaaaatatttttttaataatttaactcttttatatatatatatatatatatatatataaacatgctagataaaaaattaaaattttttttaagaaagggatcttttaaaaaggatttggtgaattcaaattaacttgttaaatttataatataggTTATAAAATCTagatagttttataaaaaataataatcactaaggctcagttttttttataaaaagaaaaccaatgttaaatgatgaaatctaaaaagaaaataagtaaaaaaaatatcaacccccgttaacttttcaaaccagTGACCCGGGTTATTAGGTTGGAAGCAacttatttagaaaaataacgaAACTCAATTCCTgatcaatcaaatgttaaaggatgaaattgaaaaaaaatcaagtatagaaaaagatccaaaacaataataataataattaagaaaatgaggatcaattaaaattgaaataaaaaaaactaaatttgaggacaactacaaaaaaattttattgaagggtgaaattgaaaagaaaaattaacttaacaaaaaaataaaaagaatgaggatcaaattaaaaaaatgacatcaaaaatagaaatttaatgatgagattgaaaataaattgaaattttacaaaaaaatcaagaacaacaattataaatcaaaataaaaaaaaattgaagttgacatctcaataaataaaaagataactttgaaaatttgaataactagcttgattttcaaaggGAGGAGAGAGGAAAGTGGGAGGAGTAAAAAATAGGTCATTAAGGTTACATCATCACTCCATCACCATCATGCGACATCCTAAAAAGAAGATATCAGTGTGACGCTTCCATCGCCACCACAAAAGTTGGTTTCTAGTTGTCATGAGGCGTCTTATATGCTGCCCGAAGAGCAGGAGCACAACTtcactaccttttttttttagttatattttatatttattaaaatatcaaattgtcatGCAGCTAacctaataataacaaaagaaatcaatatgaaaatataaaaaaaacccttgaacgctagtttataattttttattttcaatggtattttggttatttcactatatttttagaatataaaaaaaacttaactatCTTCGTTCAATATGATAATGACTAGTGAACATTGTCAAAAGACCCCACTACCCTGTTTGTTTCCTAAAAAATAGTTtccttttagaaaataattttcttgaagAGTGAATTcttagaaagtaaattattttttgatatttggtagtgttatggaaaataagttggaaaacaatttctagtgtttgattatgttatggaaaataggTTGGAAAACagcttattaatgttttatttttaaaaaaaatttattaaaataatgaggaacaaatcttacaaattaaaaagttgaatgagaatgaaattgaaaaaaaatctaatttcataaatcatctcaaataaaataaataataatcaaaataatagagatcaaatctaacaaataaaaaattgaaagatgattaaattaaaaaaataataattaaaatatcataaattatttaaaataaaataagtaacaatcaaaataatgagagccaaatttgatagataaaagtttttaattaaaaaacgataagagaaaagcaaataacaattataaaaataaaaaccaaagttaatataaaaatcaaattaaatcaaattttaagggatgaaattaaaaaaaaaagatccaaacaaaatatatattaatcataagtttgaagaccaaatttgatataatcagtaaataatatgatatttctaaatttttcatgacttctggaaagtgttttctgtctaaaataaaagaaaaacacttttctgaaaatcaagccaaatttttctttaactgaaaaatatttttcattgatcaatttttttaataataaataaataaaaaataataaaaaataattttcataaaattactTACCAAGCAATCAAACACCCcctaatcaattcaataatgATTTTCATGGAATGAATAAAATCTATCGCTACATTGTTTCAAGGACGtatgatattttgttaatattcatgttataattattaaatagtatttaaatatatattaatttagtatttttttcaattaaaactgactttgaaatattttaatttcgcCATCAATTAATACTTTTGTTCTAGATTGAATTGCAGACAAAACCAGAATTAAATTTCGTAGATATTTGGACGGTGGACAAAGGTGATGTGGTTGCTTATATTTTTTGCCTGACTACGAAGAAAAAACTGATTGGTTATAGTCaaataacttatatttttttttacacaaaatcCACAgataaatacattttaaatttttattttataacaattaaaataatatttttttttaattttatatgcaaaAACCCAATTCATATCAAAGCCAAACATGGTCTAACCATGTTTGCCACCCCTATGTTTTTTTAGATggtattataataatagttattttgtaaagtgtttttatttaaaaatatattaaaataataatttttttattttttaaaatttatttttaatatcagcataacaaaataattcaaaaatataaaaatatatttaatttcaagcaaataaaaaataaaaaaatttcaatttcttttaaaagtgtttttttaaaataaaaacaaacaaactcttaaatactttttaaaaatatttttgactgaaaaaattattaaattagtattattttaatattttatgatttttaatgttaatgttaaaaatatataaattttttttaatagaattttttaaaaaaaaactattttaaaaagcatattaatctctaacattgtttttagacaaaatgaataataaaaacttaaaattgttttattcatattttcttttttaaaaaaacaaaaaactgggTTTATCCAATGGCCAAAACCCTGACCAGCAACCCAGTCATTAGGCCGGAGTGGGGTCTCAATTCTCATACGATTATGACAGAAGACATGTCGTTTCAAACGTTCCATAAACTTTATCCATTTCCAAACGACGTGTAGTTtaacattttaagaaaaaaccttTCTAGTCAGCTAAATTTCTGACACGGTTTAGTACGAACCCGAAGCTccagtttttttcatttttgttcttgCTCTGCATCATCACGGAGAGCTGTAATGGAGTGATCAAAATTCACTCTTGATCTATCAACTGAAGAAGAGAATCGAATTTCCTTCGAAATGAGAAAACGCGATCTAGCCATTCTCATGCTCTCCGCCTTCGCCATCTTCTTCTCTCTCCAGGTCTGCTCTCTCTAAACCCTAACCCCCAAATTTTCTCAGCAATCGCTATTTCTAACCCTAACTAACactaattctttgtttttatatacaGCACGAAGGAGATTTCTCTTTTAGAGAGGCATGGTTCCATTTAACCGACGATTATCCAATCAAATACGAGACCGACCGTCTCCCCCCGCCGATTGTTTCCGATCTTAACGGCGACGGCAAGAAAGAAGTCCTCGTTGCCACTCACGACGCCAAAATCCAGGTATGATTAACTATAACTAAGAAACTCATGTGATGAATGCTTTACATAAACTACGTGAATATACTAATTTATATATCTCAACATTTTTCTACTATGCATGACCTTTGTTAAGCAAAtattagtaaaaataaactaaaaattgcAAATagcattatttaattttgtaatcgTGGATCCAAGTGTATGGTATGCTACCGTACTTGGCGCTTGACTATGCTTATCAATATTAGCAATGATTTATTCATGCTTACCCTGAACATCAAGATGTTATTTGTATGTGTAATCCgttataacattatttttttttcacacatACATCCATTACTTTAACcgaaaaaaggaggaaaaaagtTGTAAACGAAAGAAAAATCACATCTTGCCACCACTGCTTCTAAGAGCTCTTGTGTTGCCTTCTCAATATCATTCTTTCTATGAGACCCACCAAGGATGTTATGATTAAGAGGCCTTTACATAGTATAATTAACAACCTCTTAGTAGTAAgtaaactaaaattataatttaaagcaTGAAAACGTTAGAAGGAAAACTAAATCTATAGAGATCTCTCTCATGGTTGCTGCTTCGTCATGTAGTGCATATTAGTTCTACTCCCAAATCAACCATATATtccaagaaaaaatgaaataaaaatgaaataatgataatttttttatgtgtaacttgtgtaatttgtttttgtaatggcggaggaagagaagagataaagagaaactgatttgaaatttcttttgcaTACCTATTGTGCCTGCATATGTATCCTTTAAAAGAACTCAATCTAACAGTTATAGTTATAAACACCCGTTCACTTGTAACAAATAAAATGACAGGATACATTGAGTCAAACAAACCATAAAAGAGGCGTTGTTGCAAATAAACCAGAAAGAGGAGGttgcaaaaaattaataaaaaggttGGAAGGGAAaatcatttcatttctttagagTTTGAAAAGATTTCTCAATAGGAAAAGTACCAttgagagaaggaaaagaaaaaaaagaaagaccaagtctttcttttgaaagaaaTGGAAGATAGAGGCagtttatttatcttgttttggGGCGACGCATTTTAAACAACATAACcctagaaatttgttttttaaatccaCATAATGAATAATGTTGCTGACATGGAAAGTTaataaagaagataaaataCTAACTTTTAACTTAGAGCTGCCAAATGCATCTCTTTTGATAATGTTTTTTGCAAATGTTTTTGGAAACTGCCTGATTTTGAAAGGGATGGCATGTGGTTCATGTATTTATTGTCAGTTTTgtgtatttatttcaatttaatatttttcacaaaTTGTGAAAACTACAGTTgcttaattttgttctttttttcagaACGAGTGTGTGGTGTTCTTTTGATGAcacttttttatgttattagtTGTGAGTTTGTGCTTGTATGTATGTGTATAGGTATTGGAGCCACATTCAAGGCGAGTAGATGAGGGGTTTAGTGAAGCGAGATTGTTAACGGAACTATCACTATTGCCTGATAAAACACGGGTTGCGACTGGTAGACGTGCAGTAGCTATGGCAACTGGTGTTATTGAGAGGAGATATAAGGAAGGACACCCGTTAAAGCAAGTTTTGGTTGTTGTTACTTCAGGGTGGTCTGTTATGTGCTTTGATCATAACCTTAAGAAGCTTTGGGAAACTAATGTGCAGGTTGTGTGAAAGTTTATATCATTAGTAGTTTTGAGTATTTGCGTGCTTGCTATTTCCCATTTTATTTGTCCATCTTGCAAAATGAAATAAGTtggctttttgtttttggtacaGGAGGATTTTCCACATAATGCACATCATAGGGAGATTGCAATATCAATAAGTAACTATACGTTGAAGCATGGGGATATGGGATTGGTTATTATTGGTGGGAGAATGGAAGTGCAGCCACATGTATGTTAGTTGTGATTTTTCATTCCTAGTATTTCTTACATTTATCCAACTTCCAGTTACTTGATTGTCTTATTGGGAAAAAGAAATTGTCTTATGAGAAGTACTTACTTATTTGTGTTCGAAAGTTAATTACATGGTTCAAAACCTTTTTCCCTTGTTTATGCATTTAAATCTTAAACATGGGAACATATATCATAATCCTGATTTTAATGATTACCAATGACTTAATAGCATGTTTGATGTATTGGCTTCAATTTTTTCAAGGTAGAATTGGAATTAATACTTCACAGCTGTGGAAATCTGATGCTTGGGAAGCATCTCCTAATATTGCTAGTTTTCCTTAAAACCTCACAGGAATGAATAAAGTTTTTTGGCATGTTGAGGTTTGAAATAAGCTCAGGCTTGcttcatcaattttcttttctaagtgCTGTTCTTGTGCTTAATTTAGATTGTAGAATCTTTGAGTCTGTAATCTTATGTTTTTTGATAGATAGAAACCAAGCTTCCTTCCACAACTTGTTCGCATCAGCTATTTTATAGATGTGCTGTTAGATTGTATGATGTTAGTGTCATGAATTTCATTCCTATACAATGCACTCATGTATGCCTTTTATGTTGCCATCTCAGAATTATTTAGATCCTTTTGAAGAAATCGGCATGGCAGAGAAAAATGCTGAGCAGCATAGAAGAAGTGCTGGTGAGAAAGAGGTATGGACATTTATGGCTTATTCATGTATTCTTTTGATAATGTGATTTACAGCCTTGCAGCTATATCTATtgttctttccaaaaaaaaagaaaaaaaagaagctatatCTATTGTTGTTTAAACCTAGCAACAACTATCAGGACATTAGTATTTACTATTGAAAACATCCTGAAGTGATGGTATTTGTTGATCCATAATGGGCCAACCTACTAAATTTTGTGTGTAAGTTCATGTCattctccttttcatttattgctGGCAGCTGGGTATTAACACATTGATTTTTGTATCCTTTGTAGCCATCAGAGAACTCTGGAACTGTGAATTTACGCCATTTTGCCTTGTATGCTTTTGCTGGTCGAACTGGTACCGTTCGATGGAGTAGAAAGAATGAGGTGACCTAAATTCTGTATACTTGTTCTTTAGTTTTCTTGCATCGAATCTCATGGTGGGTATTACTAATTTCAGTGTCAATTGTTATATGAACTGTCCTCCTGATTCATGATTCTTGCTTTTTATTCACATGGTTGTGAATGACTTGGTAAGTTGCTGCTGAGTCATGCACAAATTCCATTTGTCCTTCAAAGAACTTTAAGTTTTATGTGTTCTATATATTATCATAAGTGATAATTGAACAAAATGAGGAGTGCTCCAAATGGGTTTATGCTGTAAAATACCTACGAATGTGTGCTCTAATGCATCAACCACGTGGGTTCTGAAATTCTATGATAATTTGAGAGCATTAATCTGGGCAGGTGTCATCCGTATTCGAACATAGTTCATTAGTATTTCTATGGTTCTGCTATGAAATGTATTCTCCCTTTGTGTTACTGAGGTTTCTGTTTTGGTGTATGTAGAACATTGAAGCACAGTCTTCAGATGCTGCATCACAGTTGATTCCACAGCATAACTACAAGCTTGATGTGCATGCTTTAAACAGTCGTCATCCTGGAGAGGTAGCTTTCAACTCAATGCAGATAAAAAACCATACATTCTTGTTATTGATAAAATCTAGAAGAATTTATCTTTCATAATTGTCAAAGAGAATGTCATTAAGTTTAGATTGCTTTCAAGTCAATTTCAACTCATGCCCACAcccccaaaaaagaaaagagaaaagaaaaaaaaactaaaatgaaccCCGCTAAAAGATTTACTTAGAAAAAGAGGATAAGCTTCAGATTATCTCCATTTACActgatgatttttctttaagatAAGCTTTCTGAGGCATGTTACTCCTTAGTTTGAATGCAGGGAGTTTAGGGAATCAATCCTTGGAGTTATGCCACATCACTGGGTAATTATGTTTCTTAATCCAATTAATTTATGATCATGTTTTTGTTATGAGGGAGTTGTTCACCGGGCATTCCTTCATCTTTATGTCAGGATAGGAGAGAAGATACTGTGTTGCAGCTATCACACTTTAGGCGccacaaaagaaaaacatcaaaaaaatcaaatggaaagAACTCAAACTACCCTTTCCACAAGC
This window contains:
- the LOC133672880 gene encoding protein WALLS ARE THIN 1-like — translated: MAAPGTSASTKRMFAVSEGARLHIAMTIFQFGYAGNHVIMRAALNMGVSKLVFPIYRNIIALVLLVPFAYYIERKDRPTLTLSHLIQFFLLGFLGITLNQGFYLFGLDNTSPSFASATENAVPAVTFILATLLRLEQVHLNRRDGIAKVLGTLTSFIGASVITLYKGPTIYSQNPPSDQSDLMFALGDAKEKNWASGCICCFGHCLCWASWIVLQAVVLKKYPARFSVYSFTCFFSILQFLAIAGYFERDSQAWHVHSVGELFTIFYAGLVVSGIGFAIQIWVIQRGGPVFVSGYLPLQTMLVAVMASIALSEEFYLGGMIGAMLIIAGLYLVVWGKSEETKLATAKDAVMLSSDNSQARFPGKSSLVQPLLNSGE